In Hydractinia symbiolongicarpus strain clone_291-10 chromosome 4, HSymV2.1, whole genome shotgun sequence, the following proteins share a genomic window:
- the LOC130641317 gene encoding uncharacterized protein LOC130641317, with product MNYKILCVWLVMIAANAQANVISTTVAPANCTNISPYCIVPDQHRVTYCHDPDRIDWMIVNCAQFCRFCTCHDEYPRCSRYPQTHCEKYKEWMGINCRQFCKICT from the exons atgaattataaaaTTCTTTGTGTTTGGTTGGTAATGATAGCGGCAAATGCTCAAGCTAATGTTATATCTACAACAGTCGCACCAGCAA ATTGCACTAACATATCACCATACTGCATTGTTCCTGATCAACATAGAGTAACCTATTGTCACGATCCAGACCGTATTGATTGGATGATTGTAAACTGCGCGCAATTCTGCAGGTTCTGTA CATGCCACGATGAATATCCCAGATGCTCAAGATACCCTCAAACGCATTGTGAAAAGTATAAAGAATGGATGGGTATCAACTGCAGACAATTTTGCAAGATTTGCACTTAA